In Nostoc sp. UHCC 0926, a single genomic region encodes these proteins:
- a CDS encoding phage tail protein, producing MVTAPKNARVTPNPKNANITPSSNNGKVTPSSNNGNITHELNYVTTNRFYVEIDNTIAASFTECSGLSVQIKKNVFNEGGVNDQQRIYLGHTEFADITLKRGVTDHPGFWNWMSAVFDEKKKTSRRNVNILIFNQAGETMMSWTLIGAIPITWKTPTLQADGNAVAIEELTLAYEGLQVARATGGGTSVQRNQKTGYFVSS from the coding sequence ATGGTTACAGCTCCTAAAAATGCCAGGGTTACTCCAAATCCTAAGAATGCCAACATTACTCCAAGTTCTAATAATGGCAAGGTTACTCCAAGTTCCAATAATGGCAACATTACTCACGAACTAAACTATGTCACTACTAATCGTTTCTATGTAGAGATAGACAATACTATTGCTGCATCTTTTACTGAATGTTCAGGATTAAGTGTTCAAATTAAGAAAAATGTTTTTAATGAAGGGGGTGTCAACGACCAGCAAAGAATTTATTTAGGTCATACAGAATTTGCAGACATAACTCTTAAACGTGGAGTTACAGATCATCCAGGTTTTTGGAACTGGATGAGTGCAGTTTTTGATGAAAAAAAGAAGACATCTCGACGCAATGTCAATATTCTGATTTTCAATCAGGCTGGTGAAACAATGATGAGTTGGACTTTGATTGGTGCTATTCCCATAACTTGGAAAACACCTACACTCCAAGCAGATGGAAACGCAGTTGCCATTGAAGAATTAACTTTAGCTTATGAAGGGTTACAAGTTGCAAGGGCTACAGGAGGAGGCACTTCTGTACAACGAAATCAAAAAACAGGATATTTCGTTTCTAGTTAA